In the Patescibacteria group bacterium genome, TAATGCTAAACCTCCAGTCTGTAAAATTGTCGATTTTAAAAAGTTTAAATTCTTAGAAGCAAAAAAAGAACAACAAGAAAAAAAGAAAGCGAAAAAGGTTAATCTCAAGGAAGTTAAACTAAGCCCTTTCATCGCTGATAATGATTTTAATTTTAGATTAAAAAGAGCTGAAGAGTTTTTAAAAGAGGGGAATAAGGTCAAAATTGCGGTTTTTTTTAAAGGCCGCCAGATTACGAAAAAAGATTTCGGTTACAAACTAATTGAAAAAGCTTTAGAAAGACTAGCATCTCTTTCAGAAGTTGATTTAGGAACTAAATTTGTCGGTCGAAAATTAGAAGTGGTGCTCA is a window encoding:
- the infC gene encoding translation initiation factor IF-3: NAKPPVCKIVDFKKFKFLEAKKEQQEKKKAKKVNLKEVKLSPFIADNDFNFRLKRAEEFLKEGNKVKIAVFFKGRQITKKDFGYKLIEKALERLASLSEVDLGTKFVGRKLEVVLKPVKGGKSGQETKDENQKVSRQ